GGTTCCCTGGAGATTAGCGTCACTGAGGTTGGCCCCTTGCAAATTGGCGCCGCGCAGGTCTGCCTGTCGTAGGTTGGCCCGAGAGAGATTGGCCCCAGTTAGGTTGGCCCCCTGCAAATTCGCCTTGACCAGGAAAGCGCCTTGCAGCGTCACCTCCGTCAAGCTAGCCAATCTCAGACAACTCTCGCTCATCTTGGCAAAGCTCAGGTCGGCCCAATTCAGCGTTGCCTCAGTCAGATTGGCATGGGTAAGAAACGACCGTCGCAGGTTAACCCCAGTCAGGTTGGCAGTACTGAGATCAACCGCTACCAAAATATGGTGGGCTAAGTTGGCCCCATTCAAGTGGATACCGGCAAAATTCCGATAACCAGTCTCATACAGCTCTAGAAAATAGGTGATATGCATATCACGGCGATAGCGGTCTGGAGATGGAACAGGCCACTGTATCCCAGGAAATGTAAGCGATGAAGATGCCATAGGATAAAAACTGCCAGGAATTAACAACGTTCAACCTGAACCCTGGCCGAATGTCGATGAACCGGTTCCAGAGGATGAAGAGCAGCGACTCCCTAACCTGCTACTACAGACCTGATTGGGCCCAGATTGGTCCAGAACTGTTGCAGCGAATTAAGGGCATCAACTTAGCAAATAGTCTCCGAATCAGGGCACACCTGTTCCGAGACCTCTCAGTCGATGAGATACCCGCTCTAGCTAACTAGGATGACCATAGGGACAAGACTAATCAGAGGGATACCAGCTCCCCTACAGATTAGGAGGTGCCGCGATAGATTTCCTAGTTGTGTCAAGTAGATTGATATTTTGGAGTGAAACTTAGCAGTTACTCAATGGTTAGACGAATTGGGTTAACGATTGTATGGTTAGGCTTCATTCTGTATGCATTTTTGGCCGCCCCACCGGATCATCCCCAAACGCTGGATCTGATTTTGCGCCTGAGTCGTGGCGACTGGCGTGAGATTAACCCAGCCATCGTAGTGCTGCTGGTACCGACACCGTTGGGGGATGACATGGCCCGGCGGGGCATGAAGGGACGTTGGCCTTGGGCGGTGATGGCCGTACCGATGCTTGGAGCAATTGTCTATCTGATGCTGCGGCCCCCATTGCCTGCCAACGACTCGGCACTCATCCATTAAGCATGATCCTCTCAGACAATTTTCAGCCCATCTCAGTACGCTGAGGCCCAGTCCCTAGTAGAGAACGCCATGGAATCTCTTCGACCCATTGTTAAAGATCTGGTTCTGCTTGGGGGCGGTCATTCCCATGCCATTGTGCTGCGCCAGTGGGGGATGCGACCTTTGGCAGGGGTGCAGATCACCTTGATCACCAACCTGGCCGATACTCCCTACTCTGGCATGCTGCCGTCCCATGTGGCGGGTCTCTACGATTTTGATCAGGCTCATATTGACCTACGGCCCCTGACCCGTTTCGCTCAGGCCCGTCTCTTCATGGACCGAGTCATTGGTCTCGATTTAGAGCGGCGACGGGTCATCTGTGCCCACCATCCCCCCGTCGCCTATGATGTTCTGTCCATTGATACGGGCAGTACCCCGGCGATGGTGGCAGTGCCTGGGGCAGCTGATCATGCTGTGCCGGCCAAGCCTGTCCCTCAGCTATTGCAGGCCTGGGCCAGGGTGCGCCAGCAGCTAGAGGCGTCACCAGAGCGGCCTCTCACCATCGCCGTGGTTGGTGGCGGCATCGGCGGGGTAGAACTGACCCTGAACATGCAGGCGCGGTTGCAGAGACGACTAAAAGAGCTAGGGCGGCCACAGGATCAGGTCACATTTCATCTGTTTCATCGCCGGGCCGAACTGGCCCCGGAGCGGTCTCGGGCCACTCGTCATTATCTGCAGCGACTGTGCCTACGACGGCGAATTCAGCTGCACCTGCAGCAAACAGTTGCTGCGGTGGAGACTATTGGCGGACCTTTGCCCTATCGAGTGCGCTGTGAGTCGGGGTTGACAGTGGCGTGCGATCGCATATTTTGGGTCACCCAAGCGGCGGCTCCCGACTGGGTACGACAGTCTGGTCTGGCTAACGATTCCCAAGGGTTCATTGCCGTTGCCGATACCCTCCAGAGTCGCTCCCACCCCAATGTGTTCGCCGCTGGAGATGTGGCCACCATGGTTAACCATCCCCGACCCAAGGCCGGAGTCTTCGCCGTGCGTCAGGGCAAACCATTAAGCCTTAACCTGCGGCGCCACCTGCAAGGTCAACCGCTACAACCCTTCAGGCCTCAACGGCAATTCTTGACCCTGATCGATACGGGCCGCGGCACCGCCATCGCCTCCCGGGGGCCTTTCGTGGCCGAGTCCTGTCTATTCCGATACTGGAAAGACCACATCGATCAAAAATTCATGGCTCTGTTCCGCGACTTTCCCGAAATGGGGGCATCCCGCCCATCCGACGTCGTCGTTCGCTCAGCCTCCTCTCCCCCACCCATGTACTGTGCTGGCTGTGGTTCTAAGGTGGGGCGTCCTGCCCTAGAGCAAGTTCTACAGCGGATTCAGGCCGATGTCTCTTGGCCTGTAGACACCGCCGATATCCTAGTGGGGTTGACAGCAGCCGAGGATGCTGCAGTGGTGCGAGTTCCCCATGATCGAGCCATGGTCCATACCGCCGATGGCTTCCGTGCCCTCTTAGCGGATCCGTTTATCTGCGGCCAAATCGCTGTCCACCATAGCCTCAGCGATCTCTTCGCCATGGGAGCCACTCCCCAGTCAGTGCTAGCCTTGGCTACCGTGCCCTACGCCTTACCTGCCCAACAAACCGAGATACTCTACCAACTCCTCAGCGGCGTGCAGAAAGCCCTGAGCCAAAGCCACACCCCCCTGGTTGGCGGCCATACCAGCGAAGGTCCCGAGCTCGTCCTCAGTATTGTGGCCAATGGCTTAGCCCAGCCCCAACGGCTCCTGCGCAAGCAGGGCATGGCTCCCGGCGAGGTGCTGATCCTGACCAAGCCCCTAGGGACTGGCGTCCTATTTGCAGCCGACATGCGCCGCCAAGCCAAAGGCCGTTGGATCGAGGCCGCCGTTGCCGTCATGGTGCAATCCAATCAAGCCGCCGCTCAATGTTTGATCCAACACCAAGCCACCGCCTGCACCGATGTCACCGGCTTTGGGTTCATGGGCCATCTCTTAGAGCTGGTACAAGCGTCTCAAGTAGGGGCAGTGCTGACTTTAAACCAGCTGCCAGCACTCCAGGGAGCACGTCAAGTTCTGGCCCAAGGAGTCCGCAGTTCTCTCCATCCTCAGAATCAGACCGCTGCCCAGGCCATCGAGAATGGGGCTGATTATATCGATCACCCCGACTGGCCTCTGCTGTTTGATCCCCAGACTTCTGGTGGTCTACTAGCTGCCGTGCCCCCCGATCAAGTGGAGTCTTGTCTGGCGACCCTGCACCAAGCCGGATATGCCCACAGCCTGGTAGTAGGCCGGGTTATTCCTCGTGACAATCCCACCCAACCCATTAGGATCGAGGAATGGGGGAGGAGTGAAGAGTAATGGAGTGGGGGAGTGGGAGAGTGGGGGAGTTTTAAGTGCTTAGTGTTGAGTGTTGAGTGTTGAGTGTTGAGTTCTCTAGATAGTGCTGCAATTCAAAATTCAAAATTCAAAATTCAAAACTCACCCCCCCATCTTCCCACCCTATGCCCTCCAGGCAGGCTTCGCCTACGACTTCGCTCAGGGCAAGTCTCCCCATCCACCTGCCTGAACCGCTGATAATGTCCAAAGCTCTCGCTATCGACGCTTTTCTTGCCGCTCCTGGTCCAATTCTGGATGTACGTAGCCCTGGGGAGTATGGCCATGGTCACATCCCCGGGGCCATTGAGTTTTCTCTGTTCAGTGATGAGGAGCGGGCTCAGGTGGGGATTTGTTACAAGCAGCAGGGCCGTAGCGCCGCTGTAGAACTGGGATTTGCGATCGCAGGTCCCAAATTTGCCGACTTCATTGCCCGAGCCCGGATCCTCGCCCCTGACCAACAGTTGCGACTCCATTGCTGGCGCGGTGGCATGCGCAGTGGCGGCATGGCCTGGGTCTTGGAAATGGCAGGCTTCCAGGTGATCACCCTGGAAGGTGGCTATAAGGCCTTCCGGCGCTGGGTCAGACGAGTATTGGCACAGCCCCGACAACTCTTGGTACTAGGCGGCATGACCGGCACGGCCAAGACCGATACCCTCCTAGCGCTGGCAGCTCAGGGGGCGCAGGTCGTGGATTTAGAAGGATTGGCCCATCACCGTGGCAGCAGCTATGGAGGACTAGGTATGCCGCCGCAACCCTCCACAGAACACTTTGAAAATTTGATTGCCTGGCAATGGGCAACCTTGTCGCCCCATCACCCTGTCTGGATCGAAGCCGAAAGCCGGCGTATCGGCACCTGCCGTGTCCCCGACCAGCTATTCCGCCAGATGCAAGCTGCTCCCCTCTTAGAAGTCAGGCGATCATTGCCCGAACGCTTAAATTCCCTGGTCAGGCTCTATGGTGATGCCGATCCCCAGGCGCTGATCGCGGCTACCGAGCGTATCCGCAAGCGTTTAGGAGGCCAACGAACCCAGGACGCCATCAAGCTGATTCGCCAGGGAGCCCTAAAGGAAGCCTTTGCCATCCTACTGACCTACTACGACCGCGCCTATCAATACGATTTAGACCGCCGTCAGCAAACCATTACCCCACTGGATGTGGTTGGGTTGTCCCCTGCCGAAGTTGCTCACCGGTTGCGACAGCGAGCCAAGGGACTACCGGGCCATGGTTTAGCCGCAACGACCCTGGTTCCCTAAATCTCGGAGAATCTCCAGGGGAACGCCTGTCATGGAATTTACCAAGGATTAAATATCCTGCGGCTTAGATTTGCAATTCCTTGCCAGAAATGTCCAGCAGAATCGCTATTCTTGAAAGGATAGTAAGCCGACGGTGAAAGATTATCGATAGATCCTCAGTAGTTGCACCTGCATACCATGTGTTGAAATATACGTGATTTTTCTCAGGTCGCTGACTCCTGCTGTCGATCATCATTAAGAGGCTGATCTCGGGCGAAAGGAGAGCATGCGAGGGGATCGCGCCCTTGCGATCCACCCTAAACCGTCTTCCCGTCCCGGTAATGCTCGTGTCGCTTACGTCTGATTACGTCTGATTACGTCTGATTACGTCTGATTACGTCTGATTAGTTAACCAGGTGAGAAACCCATGGTCTTTTACTGTGTTCCTGCTAGCATCGTTTTTCTAGCCACGGTGCGTGCCTTAATGAAGGATGACTCTACGCCCAATACGGATCAGTTCTCCTGGCTATTGATCGGGGTGGCTACCTTAGCATGGCCCATTACCCTGCCGATGATCCTGCGCAAGAAGATTGCCGATGCCGCTCAAGCTCGGTCCGTTAGCTCTCTCAATCATGCTTAGCAGTGATACGGCAAACGTCTACAGTTTTTTCAGTGCTTTAATCTAGAGAATCAGTGCCATCAATGGCGTTACCGGCACCCGTAAACAACTGGTGTGAACAGCGACTATCATGGCAGAGGCATCAGCCATCAGTGGGCTCAGCGGTGACACTAGCTGCCATTGCCTCCTCATCAACAGAGATGTAAAGCGTATTGGGCTGGCAGCACACCTGGCAATCTTCAATGTATTGCTGATACTCGCCGGCAGTCATATCCACGAAGAGGACATTGGCTTCGCCGCAGTAGGCACAGGAAAATTCGCTGGTGATCTGCATAGTGGTTGAGCAAGGGGCTGATATGGCATCGGGCCAATGCTACACCAAGGCTGTTGCCCCTGCCGCAGGAGGAGAGTCAGCGGCTATTTCGCTAGTCTCGAGATGTTTCTTCAGGGTAGCCGCGGGCAGAGGCCCCTGCAAATGCTGCCAGGGTAATGTAGCGTCCAGCGGCCAATGATCGTGCCCATAAAAGTCTAGGGGAGGTAAGTGACCGCGCAGCGTTTTGAACGCCCGCCGATAACTTCCCAGGGAGTCGCCGTATTGCCGAGTTTGCTCTAACAGATGAGATAATCGCCGGTCGCCTCGGGCAATCAATGCCTGGATCACTGACCAGTTATAACTTTCAGGACGGAAATCAATACCGCGCGATCGCAACTGCTTCTGCAGATATTTCAACCGCTTATTGGCGGCTGGGTTAACGCCGTACCACTGGAAAGGGGTGTGGGCTTTGGGGACAAAGGTACTGCAGCCTAAGGTCAGGCGTAGGTTGGGCGCCGCTTGCTTTAGGGTCATCATCAAGGCGACGGTCTGCTCTAGGTCTGCCATCTCTTCGCCAGGAATACCGGCCATGCCATAGAGCTTCATGGCCTTCAAGCCGCCAGCCTGGGCCCGCATTGCCGCGGTCACAATGTCATCGTTGCTGAGTTTCTTGTTGACAATCTGACGCACCCGCGGGGACCCACTTTCCACCGCGATGGTAATCGAGCGGGTGCCATGGCGGGTGAGGGTATGGGCCAGCTTCTCATCCACCGTATTGGTGCGCACTGAGGCGATGCTGAGGCGGATGGCATCGTACTGGGGGCGATTCAAATGATCCAGTAGGGCTTCGAATTCAGGATGTTGAGTCACGGAAGCCCCCAGCAACCCTAAGCGATCGGTGACCTGCAGGCCCTGGTCAATGGCGGGAATCAGAGACTCATTCAGGCTAGCAGTGCGGAAGGGTAGGGTCAGGTAACTGGCCAAGCAAAACCGACACAGCTCTGGACAGCTGCGCACCACTTCTACCATGTAGATGTTTTCCCAGGCGGCCTGCTCAGTCACCACGGTAGAGGTGGAGAGGCGGTTACCGCGGTAGGTTTGCTTTTGCACCGTGGCGGGAATATCGGCATCAATGGGATGAATGCTGGCTATGGGGCCATCGTCAGCCGCGTAGGTAACGTCGTAGAGGGCCGGCACATAGATGCCAGGAATCTGGGCCAGGTGACGCAGCTGAGCCGACCGGGGCCGATCCTGGACCTGTTGGTAGCCCTCGATGAAATTGCCTAGCAGATCTTCTCCGTCGCCCAAGAGGATCAAGTCAAAAAAGTCGGCGAAGGGCTCTGGATTAGCGGTCAGCACCGGTCCTCCACCAAAGACCAGGGGATGGTCTGAGCTGCGATCGCAAGCCCGCCGCGATATCCCCAGAGACTCTAAGAGGGTGAGGACATGGCCATAATCCAACTCCCAAGAGAGGGAAAAGCCCACTAGGTCGATGGGATTGGGTAGAGGCTCGCTCTGATCTGTGAATAAGCGGCTGACAGCCACATCAGACCGTTGAGCTAACGTGGCCCACACCACCTGATAGCCCAAACTGGTGATGCCGATGCTATAGGTGTTGGGAAAGGCGAAGACGACCGAGACGGCATCTGCGTCCGGAGCCGCCGGCGTAAATAGCAAACGCTCGGCATGAAAGGGAGACTCAGCCACAGGCAATGGAAGACAACTACGACTCGATTGTAACGACTCCAGATCCTGGCGCTGGCCGAGGCCCGGGCTCATGAGCGCTAACTGACGCTAACTGACGCTAACTGACATAGTAGGCCCGGGTCCCTTTGGCATTGAAGGCAGATTCCAGTCGCTTCAGGGCATGGACATAGGCCGCCGTCCGCAGAGGCATGGCCAGCTCCTGGGCAATGCCCCAAACCTGTTCGGCCTCAGTCACGATCATGTGTTGTAGCCGTTGGTTCACCTCTGGCAGCGACCAGTAGAGACCACTGCGGTTTTGTACCCACTCGAAATAACTCACGGTGACACCACCAGCGTTGACCAAAATATCGGGAAATACCAGGCTATGCTTAGCTGCCAGGATGCGATCGGCGGCAGAGGTAATGGGACCATTGGCCACCTCGAAGATGTAACGAGCCTGGACGGCATCGGCATTGGCCTCGGTAATTTGATTTTCCAGGGCCGCTGGCACCAAGATATCTACATCTAGGGCTAGCAACTCGGCGTTAGTGAGGGTGTCGTAGTCATTGATCAAGCTACAGACGCTGCCCTGGCAGTACACGGCTTTGATGCTGCGGGTAGAGGCCTTAAACTGTTGCACGCTGGGAATATCTAACCCTCGGGCACAATAGATACCCCCCTGGGAATCACTCACAGCCACGACGCGGTAACCCGCATCAAACAGCAGCCGGGCGATGACACTGCCGGCATTGCCGAACCCTTGCACGGCCACGGTAGTCTCTTCAGGGGAACGGCTCAACTTGGCCATCATCGCCTGCAACACATAGAAGGCCCCCATCCCTGTAGCGGTGTCTCGGCCCTGACTTCCCCCCAGGCTTAGGGGTTTCCCCGTAATGACGGCGGGAGAACGGCGGCGGCGAATGATGCTGTATTGATCCATCATCCAACCCATAATCATGGGATTGGTGTAGACGTCGGGAGCGGGAATATCGACATCGGGGCCAATGAAATCTGCGATCGCATCGATATACCCCCGACTCAACCGCTCCAGCTCAAATTTTGACAGCTCCTTAGGATTCAGGGTGATCCCCCCCTTGGCCCCTCCTAGCGGTAAGTTGAGGACCGCACACTTAAAGGTCATCCAAAAAGCCAGGGATTGCACCTCGTCCATAGTCACCCCCGGATGAAAGCGAATGCCTCCTTTAGTAGGGCCGCGAGTATCGTCATAACGCACCCGATAGCCCTCAAACACCCGCAGGGCTCCATCGTCCAGCCGTATTGGAATTGACACCTTAAGACTCGCCTTGGGGAACTGCAAACGTTCGCTGGTATCGTCAGAGATGGGCACATGCTTGAGGGCTTTCTCTAAGCGGCGATTGGCATCTAACAAAAGCGCACGGGACATCGCAGCCATCCTTTTCCACAGGGAAACATCAGACCCTTGAGGTAAGCAATCCCTCGATCCTGCCTGTGGTTATCACTTCTATTAAAGCGCTATCTGATAGCGCCTCATCCGCACCTGGTTGACTGACAAAAGATTCTGCATTGGGCGCGGAAACCGCGCCCTTACCAGATTTCGGATGCTGTAGGGGGCAGGTTCCCTGACCCTTTGGATAGTCTGGGTTCTAGCAGGTTTTGTCAGTCAATGAGCATCCGCACAGACAATAACAGCTGATGCTGTTCTCCTGATAGGCCGCTATTTTGCCTCGCCTAAAGAGGCTTACCATACTTTATTGAATCAGGCTTTCATAACAAAACTCTCTCCGTCCAAGGCACAGATGAACAGAGAGAGCATGCCGCAAAGGTTGTGTTTTAGATAATGTTAACTATTGTTGTTGCGGCGCTTCAGCGCTTCCATCATTTGCTGGCGCACAGCTTGAGCCCAGGTATCAAAATCAAAGCTCTCGTCAGCATTAACGCTCTTTGAGGTGGCAGCACGGGTTGGAGAAAATCGCTCTTTAGGCATGGCTCTATTAAAAGTAGTTCAATGAAGAAGTTCAATGAAGACAATGCTATTTCTAGGGTCTCAAAGATGAGCCTGAAACTAGTACCCCTTTGATACAAATTTTAGATATTCCCTAGAAGAGTTATTGTGCTCTAAGACTTGATTAAGCCGACTCTGTAGGCAGAAATCTTTAAGACATACCCCACAGCCACGACTACAGCGTTTCTGAATCTAGTGAGGTACAAGAGTAGCCATAAAGCCCCTGACCTCAGGAAACGAGTTGTACCTCGCCCAGAAGGGAAGGAAACGCTGTGTAATCATCAACTCTTGGAGTCAATTACTCTTATTATCCCCATGGGGTCTCTAGGACAACAAGTGTTTTATGCGGCATCTGCATCGGCTTAATGAGCAAATCACATGAAAGTGTGGGTGATTCCTGACAGTGCCAGCAACGGCTGATTATCCTGACAGCCGTGATTATTCAGGCTATCCAGGGTGCAGCGTAAGTTTAGCGACTGGCCTGTTGGCTGGGCGGCGCCAGGGAGCTGGAAGGGAGGTCACGTCTGCCATGAGCTACTAGCCCCTCGGTAACGGTGGCTGGTCAGCAATATGGGCCAGGTAATCTTGCAGGGCTTTAACGCTCAGGTCCTGTTGCTGTAGAGAGCGAATCGCCGCCGCCGTGGCAGTTGCTCCGGCAATGGTGGTAATGGTGGGGATTTTATAGGCTAGGGCCGTGCGGCGGATAATCCGGTCATCTTCTTGGGCTTCTCCACCCACTGGAGTGTTGATGATCAGCTGGATCTGACCATTTTTGATCCAATCCACTACGTTGGGCCGGCCCTCATGAATTTTAAGAATCCGATCCGCGGTGAGGCCATTTTCCTTCAAAATGCCCCGAGTCCCCGCGGTCGCCACCAGGGTAAAGCCCATAGTGGCCAAATCTTTGGCCACCGGGACAACGGCAGTCTTGTCCCGATCATTCATGGAGATGAACACAGTGCCCTGCTGGGGTAAGCGTTGATTAGCGGCTAACTCGGCCTTGGCAAAGGCCCGGCCAAAGTCGATGTCGATCCCCATGACTTCGCCAGTAGAGCGCATTTCGGGGCCTAGGATGGTGTCGGTGCCGGGGAACTTATCGAAGGGCAGCACGGCTTCTTTAACGGCAATGTGCTGGGGAATGACTTCTTCGGTCACCCCCAAGGCTGCTAGGGTCTGCCCTGCCATCACCCGCACCGCTACCTTGGCCAAGGGGATGCCAGTGGCTTTAGAGACAAAGGGCACGGTGCGGGAGGCGCGGGGGTTGGCCTCTAGAATAAAGACATGATCTGCCTGGACAGCATATTGAATGTTCATCAGGCCCACCACGTGTAGTTGTTGGGCCAGCTTCACCGTAGCTTCGCGGATCGTTTGCAGGGCCGCTTTACTCAAGGAGGTGGTGGGGATAGAGCAGGCCGAGTCTCCGGAGTGAATCCCAGCTTGTTCGATGTGCTCCATGATGCCACCAAGGACCACCTGGCCGGTGTGGTCTGCGATCGCATCCACATCCACTTCCACGGCATTCTCGAGGAATTTATCGATCAAGATGGGGTGTTCTGGTTCCACCTGCACGGCATAGGTCATATACCGCTCTAGCTCGGCGTCAGAGTAAACAATCTCCATGGCCCGTCCCCCCAGCACATAGCTGGGTCGCACCACCACCGGGTACTTAATGGTTTGGGCCACCTGCAGGGCGGCTTCGTAGCTGCGAGCAATGCCATTGGGAGGCTGTTCAATGCCCAGTTGCCGCAGGATTTGCTCGAAGCGTTCCCGATCCTCGGCGGTGTCGATGGAATCAGGAGACGTGCCCCAAATCTTAGGGATGGGACCTGAGGGCGTTGCCTGCTCTAGGGAGGCTAGGTAGTGCTGTAAGGGCACCGCCAACTTCAGCGGTGTTTGCCCGCCAAATTGAATAATGATGCCCTCCGGTTGTTCCGCCTCGATGATATTGAGCACATCTTCTTTGGTCAGGGGCTCAAAATAGAGGCGATCGCTGGTGTCGTAGTCGGTGGAGACAGTTTCGGGGTTGGAGTTGACCATGATCGTCTCAAACCCGTCGGCCCGCAGGGCATAGGAGGCATGGCAACAGCAGTAGTCAAACTCGATGCCCTGACCGATGCGGTTGGGACCGCCCCCGAGAATCATCACCTTCCGCCGTTGGGAGGGCAACACTTCCGACTCTGCCTCGTAGGTGGAGTAGTAGTAGGGGGTGAGGGCCTCAAACTCGGCGGCGCAGGTATCGACGGTCTTGTACACCGGCAACACCCCCAACCCCTGGCGATAGGCTCGCACCTCGTCTTCACCGGCCTTGGTAGCATAGGCGATTTGCCGATCGCTAAACCCCTGGCGTTTGATGCCGTAGAATTGGGCAGTGGTTAGCTGGTTCAAGGGCGTGCGCTTGAGAAATTTTTCCGTGTCGAGAAGTTCTGCCAGTTTCTGTAGGAACCAGGGATCAATGCCAGTGAGTTCGTAGATCTCCTCTAGGGTGAGGCCCAGCTGCAGCGCTTGCCGCACGGTAAAGATGCGCTCGGGATGAGGCGTGCGCAGGCTGGCTTGGACTTGGGAGATGGTGGGTAACTTCTCGGTGCGATCGCATCCCCAACCCGCTCGCCCGGTCTCCAGCGACCGCAGCGCCTTCTGGAAAGACTCCTGAAAAGTACGGCCAATGGCCATAGCCTCGCCCACCGACTTCATCTGAGTCGTGAGCACCGGTTCTGCCCCCGGAAATTTCTCGAAGGCAAAGCGAGGTATCTTAGTGACTACATAGTCGATGGTGGGCTCAAAGCTTGCCGGAGTCTTCTTGGTAATGTCATTGGGAATCTCGTCCAGGGTGTACCCTACCGCCAACTTGGCCGCAAACTTAGCGATGGGAAACCCCGTCGCCTTCGAGGCTAGGGCCGAACTGCGAGACACCCGCGGGTTCATCTCGATCACCACTACCTCACCATTCATTGGGTTCACCGCAAATTGGATGTTAGAGCCTCCCGTTTCCACCCCAATTTCCCGAATGATCTTGATAGAGGCATCCCGCAGTCGCTGATACTCTTTATCGGTCAAGGTTTGGGCTGGCGCCACCGTAATCGAATCTCCCGTGTGAATCCCCATGGGATCCAGGTTCTCAATGGAGCAAATGATCACCACGTTATCGGCCAGGTCACGCATCACCTCCAGCTCATACTCCTTCCACCCCAACAAAGACTTCTCAATCAAGATCTGAGAGACCGGACTAGCATCGAGCCCCACCCGGGCCATCTCTTCGAACTCTTCCTGGTTGTAGGCAATACCACCTCCGGTCCCCCCCAGGGTGAACGCAGGTCGGATAATCAGAGGAAAGGCACCGATCTGCTCGGCGATCTGTCGAGCTTCCACCATGGTCTCTGCCAATCCCGACGGACATACCGCCAGACCAATCCGAGCCATGGCCGCCTTGAACAACTTGCGGTCCTCGGCCATCTCAATGGCCGCTAAGTTGGCCCCAATTAGGGTGATCCCATAGCGCTCCAAGACTCCATTCTTAGCCAGCACTACCGCGATGTTGAGAGCCGTCTGTCCACCCATGGTGGGCAGCAGGGCATCAGGCCGCTCCTGAATGATGACCTTTTCCACCAACTCAGGCGTCAGGGGCTCAACGTAAGTGCGGTCGGCGGTCTCTGGATCGGTCATAATGGTGGCCGGGTTCGAGTTCACCAGCACCACCTCATACCCCTCTTCCCGCAGGGCTTTGCAGGCCTGAGTGCCAGAATAATCGAACTCGCAGGCCTGGCCAATGATGATGGGACCAGAACCAATCAATAAAATCTTCTCGATGTCGTCGCGACGAGGCATAGGCCAACAGCACCAGCGCAGCTCATAAAATCCTAGTCATTGTTCTGTAGAACTGATCAAATTGCAATAGCTCCTCGCCGCCACAACCGCTCCTAGAGACGCTACGGAGATTCACTACAGAATGTAGTTGCTGCCGATGTCCTGCCTCGGCTGGCGAGGGCGTTTGAACCAACTCAGCCAGCCCTACCACCGGCTCGGTGATCGAGATCACTCACTTCTCCAGCAAAGATCACAGGGAGGTTTCAGTAAATCGTCGGCACCAGTCTGAAGCTTTATACAGGTGAACATAAGCACCTCCCCCCTACACAAGGAGCCAACCCCGGCCATCACTAGCCGTCATAGGCCAGAATCCCCCTAGTCTAGGACGTTGAGTATTGGGCAACGCCCTAGACTATCTGGCCAGCCCCATCAATACCTTCCTGAGACCTCCAAGACAACGTCATACTCCCTTCCGCCCCCGGCTAAGGCCGGGGGTTTTTCCTGATGTGTCCCATAGTATATAGGTACTACTTCTCAAGATCTGACTCACCCTTCTATAGCTGAACACCTCGCCCCTAAGAAATCAATAAAAGCCATCGAGACCACAGCAACGATTGACGAAAGCGGACAACTAACTCTCGATAATGTCTTGGCCGTTACCAAACCCCAGCGAGTACACCTCATTATTCTCATCGATGTCCGATTGC
This portion of the Halomicronema hongdechloris C2206 genome encodes:
- a CDS encoding pentapeptide repeat-containing protein codes for the protein MHITYFLELYETGYRNFAGIHLNGANLAHHILVAVDLSTANLTGVNLRRSFLTHANLTEATLNWADLSFAKMSESCLRLASLTEVTLQGAFLVKANLQGANLTGANLSRANLRQADLRGANLQGANLSDANLQGTKLEGANLAWAQFHRAYLDGVATDTR
- the selD gene encoding selenide, water dikinase SelD; the encoded protein is MESLRPIVKDLVLLGGGHSHAIVLRQWGMRPLAGVQITLITNLADTPYSGMLPSHVAGLYDFDQAHIDLRPLTRFAQARLFMDRVIGLDLERRRVICAHHPPVAYDVLSIDTGSTPAMVAVPGAADHAVPAKPVPQLLQAWARVRQQLEASPERPLTIAVVGGGIGGVELTLNMQARLQRRLKELGRPQDQVTFHLFHRRAELAPERSRATRHYLQRLCLRRRIQLHLQQTVAAVETIGGPLPYRVRCESGLTVACDRIFWVTQAAAPDWVRQSGLANDSQGFIAVADTLQSRSHPNVFAAGDVATMVNHPRPKAGVFAVRQGKPLSLNLRRHLQGQPLQPFRPQRQFLTLIDTGRGTAIASRGPFVAESCLFRYWKDHIDQKFMALFRDFPEMGASRPSDVVVRSASSPPPMYCAGCGSKVGRPALEQVLQRIQADVSWPVDTADILVGLTAAEDAAVVRVPHDRAMVHTADGFRALLADPFICGQIAVHHSLSDLFAMGATPQSVLALATVPYALPAQQTEILYQLLSGVQKALSQSHTPLVGGHTSEGPELVLSIVANGLAQPQRLLRKQGMAPGEVLILTKPLGTGVLFAADMRRQAKGRWIEAAVAVMVQSNQAAAQCLIQHQATACTDVTGFGFMGHLLELVQASQVGAVLTLNQLPALQGARQVLAQGVRSSLHPQNQTAAQAIENGADYIDHPDWPLLFDPQTSGGLLAAVPPDQVESCLATLHQAGYAHSLVVGRVIPRDNPTQPIRIEEWGRSEE
- the mnmH gene encoding tRNA 2-selenouridine(34) synthase MnmH, coding for MSKALAIDAFLAAPGPILDVRSPGEYGHGHIPGAIEFSLFSDEERAQVGICYKQQGRSAAVELGFAIAGPKFADFIARARILAPDQQLRLHCWRGGMRSGGMAWVLEMAGFQVITLEGGYKAFRRWVRRVLAQPRQLLVLGGMTGTAKTDTLLALAAQGAQVVDLEGLAHHRGSSYGGLGMPPQPSTEHFENLIAWQWATLSPHHPVWIEAESRRIGTCRVPDQLFRQMQAAPLLEVRRSLPERLNSLVRLYGDADPQALIAATERIRKRLGGQRTQDAIKLIRQGALKEAFAILLTYYDRAYQYDLDRRQQTITPLDVVGLSPAEVAHRLRQRAKGLPGHGLAATTLVP
- a CDS encoding CPXCG motif-containing cysteine-rich protein, whose amino-acid sequence is MQITSEFSCAYCGEANVLFVDMTAGEYQQYIEDCQVCCQPNTLYISVDEEAMAASVTAEPTDG
- a CDS encoding B12-binding domain-containing radical SAM protein, whose amino-acid sequence is MAESPFHAERLLFTPAAPDADAVSVVFAFPNTYSIGITSLGYQVVWATLAQRSDVAVSRLFTDQSEPLPNPIDLVGFSLSWELDYGHVLTLLESLGISRRACDRSSDHPLVFGGGPVLTANPEPFADFFDLILLGDGEDLLGNFIEGYQQVQDRPRSAQLRHLAQIPGIYVPALYDVTYAADDGPIASIHPIDADIPATVQKQTYRGNRLSTSTVVTEQAAWENIYMVEVVRSCPELCRFCLASYLTLPFRTASLNESLIPAIDQGLQVTDRLGLLGASVTQHPEFEALLDHLNRPQYDAIRLSIASVRTNTVDEKLAHTLTRHGTRSITIAVESGSPRVRQIVNKKLSNDDIVTAAMRAQAGGLKAMKLYGMAGIPGEEMADLEQTVALMMTLKQAAPNLRLTLGCSTFVPKAHTPFQWYGVNPAANKRLKYLQKQLRSRGIDFRPESYNWSVIQALIARGDRRLSHLLEQTRQYGDSLGSYRRAFKTLRGHLPPLDFYGHDHWPLDATLPWQHLQGPLPAATLKKHLETSEIAADSPPAAGATALV